From the genome of Amycolatopsis sp. NBC_01488, one region includes:
- a CDS encoding ABC transporter ATP-binding protein: MASITYDKATRRYPGSDTPAVDALDLEIADGEFLVLVGPSGCGKSTSLRMLAGLEDIDDGSVWIGDRDVTQLPPRSRDIAMVFQNYALYPHMTVAQNMGFALKIAGRPASEIKQKVLEAAKLLDIVDYLDRKPKALSGGQRQRVAMGRAIVREPQVFLMDEPLSNLDAKLRVSTRTQIAALQRRLGVTTVYVTHDQVEAMTMGDRVAVLSDGLLQQCDTPRALYDRPANAFVAGFIGSPAMNLVTAKVTTDGAELGGARVPLTRETLAAADGDTVKLGFRPEALEVTTSEDGTLPIKVELVEELGSDAYVYGKLAETDAEDTQPNIVARVDPRTPPAMGDTIRLRIRPDALHVFSATGAGLRLP, encoded by the coding sequence ATGGCTTCCATCACCTACGACAAGGCGACCCGGCGCTACCCCGGTTCGGACACGCCCGCGGTCGACGCGCTGGACCTGGAGATCGCCGACGGCGAGTTCCTGGTGCTGGTCGGCCCGTCCGGCTGCGGCAAGTCGACCAGCCTGCGCATGCTCGCCGGCCTCGAGGACATCGACGACGGCAGCGTCTGGATCGGCGACCGCGACGTCACGCAGCTGCCCCCGCGGTCGCGCGACATCGCGATGGTGTTCCAGAACTACGCGCTGTACCCGCACATGACGGTCGCGCAGAACATGGGCTTCGCGCTGAAGATCGCCGGCCGCCCCGCGTCCGAGATCAAGCAGAAGGTCCTGGAGGCCGCGAAGCTGCTCGACATCGTGGACTACCTCGACCGCAAGCCGAAGGCGCTCTCCGGTGGTCAGCGCCAGCGCGTCGCGATGGGCCGCGCGATCGTGCGCGAGCCGCAGGTCTTCCTCATGGACGAGCCGCTGTCGAACCTCGACGCGAAGCTGCGTGTCTCGACGCGTACGCAGATCGCCGCGCTTCAGCGCCGCCTCGGTGTCACGACCGTGTACGTCACGCACGACCAGGTCGAGGCCATGACGATGGGCGACCGCGTGGCGGTGCTCTCGGACGGCCTGCTGCAGCAGTGCGACACCCCGCGGGCGCTCTACGACCGGCCCGCAAACGCTTTCGTCGCCGGCTTCATCGGCTCGCCGGCGATGAACCTCGTGACGGCGAAGGTCACCACGGACGGCGCCGAGCTCGGTGGCGCGCGCGTGCCGCTGACCCGCGAGACGCTCGCGGCCGCCGACGGCGACACCGTGAAGCTCGGCTTCCGCCCGGAAGCCCTCGAGGTGACGACCAGCGAGGACGGCACCCTGCCGATCAAGGTGGAGCTGGTCGAGGAGCTGGGCTCGGACGCGTACGTCTACGGCAAGCTCGCCGAGACCGACGCCGAAGACACCCAGCCGAACATCGTGGCCCGCGTCGACCCGCGCACCCCGCCGGCGATGGGCGACACCATCCGCCTGCGCATCCGGCCGGACGCGCTGCACGTGTTCTCCGCCACGGGTGCCGGGCTGCGCCTGCCCTGA
- the tsaE gene encoding tRNA (adenosine(37)-N6)-threonylcarbamoyltransferase complex ATPase subunit type 1 TsaE yields the protein MSMVFPTPEETMAFGRALGRVLRAGDLVLLAGPLGAGKTTLTRGIADGLGVGGRVSSPTFVLARVHPAGPAGVPLVHVDAYRLGGDLSQLDDLDLDTDLERSAIVVEWGEGSAERLSDDYLVVRLDRREDDVREVTLEPHGTWADRTAELLNPARQG from the coding sequence TTGAGCATGGTTTTTCCCACGCCCGAAGAGACGATGGCGTTCGGGCGGGCGCTTGGCCGCGTCCTGCGCGCCGGTGACCTGGTGCTCCTGGCCGGGCCACTCGGCGCGGGCAAGACGACGCTGACCCGCGGCATCGCGGACGGCCTCGGCGTCGGCGGCCGCGTCAGCTCTCCGACGTTCGTCCTGGCCCGCGTCCACCCGGCGGGTCCGGCGGGGGTGCCGCTGGTGCACGTGGACGCGTACCGCCTGGGCGGCGACCTGTCCCAGCTGGACGACCTCGACCTGGACACGGACCTGGAGCGCTCGGCGATCGTGGTCGAGTGGGGCGAGGGATCGGCGGAGCGCCTGTCGGACGACTACCTGGTGGTCCGGCTGGACCGCCGCGAGGACGACGTTCGCGAGGTCACCCTGGAGCCGCACGGCACCTGGGCGGACCGGACCGCGGAGCTGCTCAACCCGGCCCGCCAGGGCTGA
- the tsaB gene encoding tRNA (adenosine(37)-N6)-threonylcarbamoyltransferase complex dimerization subunit type 1 TsaB has translation MLVLAIDTSTPAVTAGVVAVDDDGVETRGDRITVDPRAHGELITPHALASAEAAGVTLKDLDAIVVGVGPGPFTGLRAGMATAAAFGYALGIPVYPVCSLDALAADVASGDSAFLVLTDARRREVYWAAYDATGHRTDGPHVQRPADLETDVKVAAGDGAVLYAAALDVRPIEPRFPSPAGLAKAARSALLAKETPAPLTPLYLRRPDAAEPTAPKRVTTP, from the coding sequence GTGTTGGTACTGGCGATCGATACCTCGACCCCGGCGGTGACCGCGGGCGTCGTCGCGGTGGACGACGACGGCGTCGAGACGCGCGGCGACCGGATCACGGTCGATCCCCGCGCCCACGGCGAGCTGATCACGCCGCACGCGCTGGCGTCCGCCGAAGCCGCCGGGGTGACCCTCAAGGACCTAGACGCGATCGTCGTCGGCGTCGGCCCCGGCCCCTTCACCGGCCTGCGCGCCGGGATGGCGACGGCCGCCGCGTTCGGGTACGCCCTCGGCATCCCGGTGTACCCGGTCTGCAGCCTCGACGCGCTCGCCGCCGACGTCGCCTCGGGCGACAGCGCGTTCCTCGTCCTCACCGACGCCCGCCGCCGCGAGGTCTACTGGGCCGCCTACGACGCCACCGGCCACCGCACCGACGGCCCGCACGTCCAGCGCCCGGCCGACCTGGAGACCGACGTCAAGGTCGCGGCCGGCGACGGCGCGGTGCTGTACGCCGCCGCGCTCGACGTCCGGCCGATCGAGCCGCGCTTCCCCTCGCCCGCCGGGCTGGCGAAGGCCGCTCGCAGCGCGTTGCTGGCGAAGGAAACACCCGCGCCGCTGACGCCGTTGTACCTCCGCCGTCCCGACGCCGCCGAGCCGACGGCGCCGAAACGGGTGACCACGCCGTGA
- the rimI gene encoding ribosomal protein S18-alanine N-acetyltransferase, which translates to MRLEPLRRRDIARCVEIERILFPGDDPWSSRAFHSELDAGNFYLAARPDEGDELLGYAGLAVVGRRRGEYEATVHTIGVAPEHQRQGIGKALLRALLERADEFEAPVFLEVRTDNDSALALYESHGFERLGIRKRYYQPSGADAYTMVRPARTRDEVAG; encoded by the coding sequence GTGAGACTCGAGCCCCTGCGCCGCCGGGACATCGCCCGGTGCGTCGAGATCGAGCGGATCCTCTTCCCCGGCGACGACCCGTGGAGCTCCCGCGCCTTCCACTCGGAGCTGGACGCGGGCAACTTCTACCTCGCCGCGCGCCCGGACGAGGGCGACGAGCTGCTCGGGTACGCCGGGCTGGCCGTCGTCGGCCGGCGCCGCGGCGAGTACGAGGCGACCGTGCACACCATCGGCGTCGCGCCCGAGCACCAGCGTCAGGGCATCGGCAAGGCGCTGCTGCGGGCGCTGCTCGAGCGGGCCGACGAGTTCGAGGCGCCGGTGTTCCTCGAGGTCCGCACGGACAACGACTCGGCTCTCGCGCTGTACGAGAGCCACGGCTTCGAACGGCTCGGCATCCGGAAGCGCTACTACCAGCCCTCCGGCGCCGACGCGTACACGATGGTCCGCCCCGCGCGGACGCGAGACGAGGTGGCGGGCTGA
- a CDS encoding DeoR/GlpR family DNA-binding transcription regulator, with product MSGGTGVGSSSGDRKTRPSDAVVEQRRQDILDHVIEQGEARIDDLTTRFRVSLMTMHRDLDDLAERRLLRKLRGKVEAYPALTIETAARFRDTLHHGEKEALGEAAAKHVQPGQTVFVDDSTTLLPLVKRLAEIDALTVVTNSLHAARLLGSKVDVVLAGGRYSPEYDSCAGPEVLNLLDSIRADVSFVSVTAVAVGRLFHPDRDYAELKKAALRIANQTVLVVDHSKFGRTATYAHGDVGDYDLLITGQATPTEEIEAALNAGTSIEIVEHVAEGQPYDS from the coding sequence GTGAGCGGCGGCACAGGAGTAGGATCATCCTCGGGGGACCGGAAGACCCGGCCGTCCGATGCCGTCGTCGAACAGCGGCGGCAGGACATCCTCGATCACGTCATCGAGCAGGGCGAAGCCCGCATCGACGACCTGACGACGAGGTTCCGGGTCAGCCTCATGACCATGCACCGCGACCTCGACGACCTCGCCGAGCGCCGCCTCCTCCGCAAGCTGCGCGGAAAGGTCGAGGCCTATCCCGCCCTCACCATCGAGACCGCCGCCCGCTTCCGCGACACCCTCCACCACGGCGAGAAGGAAGCCCTCGGCGAGGCGGCCGCGAAGCACGTCCAGCCCGGGCAGACCGTCTTCGTCGACGACTCCACCACCCTCCTCCCGCTGGTCAAGCGCCTGGCCGAGATCGACGCCCTCACCGTCGTGACGAACTCGCTGCACGCCGCCCGGCTGCTCGGCTCGAAGGTCGACGTCGTACTGGCGGGCGGCCGCTACTCCCCCGAGTACGACTCCTGCGCCGGCCCGGAAGTCCTGAACCTGCTCGACTCCATCCGCGCGGACGTCTCGTTCGTCTCGGTCACCGCCGTCGCCGTCGGGCGGCTCTTCCACCCCGACCGCGACTACGCCGAGCTGAAGAAGGCGGCCCTCCGGATCGCCAACCAGACCGTGCTGGTCGTCGACCACTCGAAGTTCGGCCGCACCGCCACCTACGCGCACGGCGACGTCGGCGACTACGACCTGCTGATCACCGGCCAAGCCACACCCACCGAGGAGATCGAGGCCGCGCTGAACGCGGGCACCTCGATCGAGATCGTCGAACACGTCGCAGAGGGGCAGCCCTATGACAGCTGA
- the xylB gene encoding xylulokinase codes for MTAELVAGIDSSTQSTKVVVCDARTGEIVRTGRAPHPEGTEVDPAAWWDAFRDATKGLLDDVKAIGVGGQQHGMVTLDENDDVVRPALLWNDTRSAQSALDLIDELGGPSVWAKSVGSVPVASFTVTKLRWLADHEPELADRVARVLLPHDWLTWKLTGGDPVTDRGDASGTGYFSPSDNAYRLDVLSHAFGGRTPELPTVLGPADVAGHTPDGVLVSAGTGDNMAAALGLELQAGDVVVSLGTSGTVFGVAESGAADASGEVAGFADATGRFLPLACTLNAARVLTATAGMLGATLSEFDRLALRAGPGAGGLTFLPYLDGERTPNLPGATGSLSGLTRSNMTPENLARSAVEGMLCGLAAGLDAVRAHGIDVHRVLLIGGGAQSAAVRAVAPLVFGVPVQLPEVAEYVAIGAARQAAWALASSAEPPSWQEKGQSNNPQKTRLELDEPTEAQRAEGHRIQQRHLEAREAAYGVRRNLGED; via the coding sequence ATGACAGCTGAGCTGGTCGCCGGGATCGACTCGTCCACGCAGTCGACCAAGGTCGTCGTGTGCGACGCGCGCACCGGTGAGATCGTCCGCACCGGCCGCGCGCCGCACCCCGAGGGCACCGAGGTCGACCCCGCCGCCTGGTGGGACGCCTTCCGAGACGCCACGAAAGGGCTGCTCGACGACGTCAAGGCCATCGGCGTCGGCGGGCAGCAGCACGGCATGGTCACCCTCGACGAGAACGACGACGTCGTCCGGCCCGCACTGCTGTGGAACGACACCCGCTCCGCGCAGTCGGCGCTCGACCTCATCGACGAGCTCGGCGGCCCGTCCGTCTGGGCCAAGTCCGTCGGTTCGGTGCCGGTCGCCAGCTTCACCGTCACGAAGCTGCGCTGGCTGGCCGACCACGAGCCCGAGCTGGCCGACCGCGTCGCGCGCGTGTTGCTCCCGCACGACTGGCTGACCTGGAAGCTCACCGGCGGCGACCCGGTCACCGACCGCGGCGACGCGTCCGGCACCGGCTACTTCTCGCCGTCCGACAACGCCTACCGCCTCGACGTCCTGAGCCACGCCTTCGGCGGCCGGACGCCGGAGCTGCCGACCGTGCTCGGCCCGGCCGACGTCGCCGGGCACACCCCGGACGGCGTGCTCGTCTCGGCGGGCACGGGCGACAACATGGCCGCCGCGCTCGGGCTCGAACTCCAGGCCGGCGACGTCGTCGTCTCGCTCGGCACCAGCGGCACCGTGTTCGGCGTCGCCGAAAGCGGCGCGGCCGACGCGTCCGGCGAGGTCGCCGGGTTCGCCGACGCCACCGGCCGGTTCCTCCCGCTCGCCTGCACGCTCAACGCCGCGCGCGTCCTCACCGCGACGGCCGGCATGCTCGGCGCGACGCTCAGCGAGTTCGACCGGCTCGCGCTGCGGGCCGGGCCCGGTGCCGGTGGCCTGACCTTCCTGCCCTACCTCGACGGCGAGCGCACCCCGAACCTGCCCGGCGCCACCGGCTCGCTCAGCGGCCTGACCAGGTCGAACATGACCCCGGAGAACCTCGCGCGCAGTGCCGTCGAAGGCATGCTCTGCGGCTTGGCCGCCGGGCTCGACGCCGTGCGCGCGCACGGGATCGACGTCCACCGCGTGCTGCTGATCGGCGGGGGCGCGCAGTCGGCCGCCGTTCGCGCGGTCGCGCCGCTCGTGTTCGGCGTGCCCGTGCAGTTGCCCGAAGTCGCCGAGTACGTCGCCATCGGCGCGGCGCGGCAGGCGGCGTGGGCCCTGGCTTCCAGTGCGGAACCCCCGTCCTGGCAGGAAAAAGGGCAGAGCAACAACCCCCAGAAGACCAGGCTCGAGCTGGACGAGCCGACCGAGGCGCAGCGCGCCGAGGGCCACCGGATCCAGCAGCGCCACCTCGAAGCCCGCGAAGCGGCGTACGGGGTCCGGCGGAATCTCGGAGAGGACTGA
- the alr gene encoding alanine racemase, which translates to MTSSLLRAQVDIDLDAIRHNLTLLGVRAPGAEVMAVVKADAYGHGALPVARAAVEAGAGWLGTCSLGEALALREAGITTRLFSWLDTPDVDFAPGIEADVDLAASSLGELRRIAAAAKPGTRARVHLKIDTGLSRNGCPPARWAELVAAAAAEPRVEVVAIWSHLACADEPDHPATDLQAKRFAEAYDVARAAGLDPKRHLANSAALLTRPDLHFDIVRPGIAMYGLNPVPQSEDLRPAMTFRSAVALVKRIDAGESVSYGHTWTAERDTNLALVPAGYADGVPRSLSGRMDVWLGGQRRPVAGRVCMDQLVVDCGDHEPAVGDEVVLFGQGTHGEPTAREWADKLGTIDYEIVTSMYRPRVRRRYLGERS; encoded by the coding sequence ATGACCTCCAGTCTCCTTCGCGCCCAGGTCGACATCGACCTCGACGCGATCCGCCACAACCTCACCCTGCTGGGCGTCCGCGCGCCCGGCGCCGAAGTGATGGCCGTGGTCAAAGCCGACGCCTACGGCCACGGCGCGCTGCCGGTGGCGCGCGCCGCGGTCGAGGCCGGGGCCGGCTGGCTCGGCACCTGCTCGCTCGGCGAAGCCCTCGCCTTGCGCGAAGCCGGAATCACGACCCGCCTGTTCAGCTGGCTGGACACCCCGGACGTCGACTTCGCGCCGGGCATCGAGGCGGACGTCGACCTCGCGGCCAGCTCCCTGGGTGAGCTACGCCGCATCGCGGCCGCCGCGAAACCGGGTACCCGGGCCCGTGTGCACCTCAAGATCGACACCGGGCTCTCGCGCAACGGCTGCCCGCCCGCCCGCTGGGCCGAGCTGGTGGCAGCGGCGGCCGCCGAACCGCGGGTCGAGGTCGTCGCGATCTGGTCCCACCTCGCGTGCGCGGACGAGCCGGACCACCCGGCGACCGACCTCCAGGCCAAGCGGTTCGCCGAGGCCTACGACGTCGCTCGGGCGGCCGGGCTCGATCCGAAGCGGCACCTGGCGAACTCCGCGGCCCTGCTCACCCGGCCGGACCTGCACTTCGACATCGTCCGGCCCGGCATCGCGATGTACGGGCTCAACCCGGTGCCGCAATCCGAAGACCTGCGCCCGGCCATGACGTTCCGGTCCGCCGTCGCGCTGGTCAAGCGCATCGATGCCGGGGAGTCGGTGTCGTACGGGCACACCTGGACGGCCGAGCGCGACACGAACCTCGCGCTGGTCCCGGCCGGGTACGCCGACGGCGTCCCGCGGTCGCTGTCCGGGCGGATGGACGTGTGGCTCGGCGGACAGCGACGGCCGGTGGCCGGGCGCGTCTGCATGGACCAGCTGGTCGTCGACTGCGGCGACCACGAGCCCGCCGTCGGCGACGAGGTCGTCCTGTTCGGCCAGGGGACGCACGGCGAGCCGACGGCCCGGGAATGGGCCGACAAGCTGGGCACCATCGACTACGAGATCGTCACCTCGATGTACCGCCCGCGGGTCCGGCGCCGGTATCTGGGGGAGCGCTCATGA
- a CDS encoding alpha/beta fold hydrolase — MTPSRRLLAIAGGVGAIATGTAAAAIVAAQQRRHSEDPYVDEPLGELKPDRASTVAAEDGTPLSVEEIDPEDGGKPELTVVGVHGFALSRRCWHFQRRDLAKLRLPRVRQVYYDHRGHGLSGAASAENSTIEQLARDLDCVLRSVVPEGPIVLMGHSMGGMVIMELAAEFPELFEDRVCGVAFIATAAGEVGARGLPRSLLSKYNPLTRAAGGLAGWQPGLVEFVRAAGGQLTRQAVRRLAFGSRDVAPRLVDFMLEMLEVTPVRGLVNFVDTLGSHNRYAALAGLKHAEVLVIGGDSDRFTPFSHAERIAAELPDAELVRVRGAGHMVLLEQPELVNSHLIDLLQRCSGVDGESSSRRNWWWQR, encoded by the coding sequence ATGACACCTTCACGTCGACTGCTGGCCATCGCCGGCGGGGTCGGGGCCATCGCCACCGGGACCGCCGCCGCCGCTATCGTCGCCGCGCAGCAGCGGCGGCACAGTGAGGATCCGTACGTGGACGAGCCGCTGGGGGAGCTGAAGCCGGACCGTGCCTCCACGGTCGCGGCCGAGGACGGCACGCCGCTTTCGGTCGAGGAGATCGACCCGGAAGACGGCGGCAAGCCGGAACTGACTGTCGTGGGGGTGCACGGCTTCGCGCTTTCGCGGCGCTGCTGGCACTTCCAGCGCCGCGACCTGGCGAAGCTACGGCTGCCTCGCGTGCGCCAGGTGTACTACGACCACCGCGGCCACGGCCTGTCCGGCGCGGCTTCGGCGGAGAACTCGACGATCGAGCAGCTCGCGCGCGACCTGGACTGCGTGCTCCGGTCGGTGGTGCCGGAGGGGCCCATCGTGCTGATGGGGCACTCGATGGGCGGCATGGTGATCATGGAGCTGGCCGCGGAGTTCCCCGAGCTGTTCGAGGATCGCGTGTGCGGTGTCGCCTTCATCGCGACCGCGGCGGGCGAAGTGGGCGCACGCGGGCTGCCGCGCTCGCTGCTCTCGAAGTACAACCCGCTGACGCGCGCCGCGGGCGGTCTCGCCGGCTGGCAGCCGGGGCTGGTGGAATTCGTGCGTGCCGCGGGCGGGCAGCTGACCCGGCAGGCCGTGCGGCGCCTGGCTTTCGGCAGCCGCGACGTCGCGCCGCGGCTCGTCGACTTCATGCTCGAAATGCTCGAGGTGACGCCGGTCCGCGGGCTCGTCAACTTCGTCGACACGCTCGGCAGCCACAACCGGTACGCCGCGCTGGCCGGGCTGAAGCACGCGGAAGTGCTGGTCATCGGCGGCGACTCGGACCGGTTCACGCCGTTCTCGCACGCCGAGCGGATCGCGGCCGAGCTGCCCGACGCGGAGCTGGTGCGCGTCCGCGGCGCCGGGCACATGGTCCTGCTCGAGCAGCCCGAGCTGGTGAACAGCCATCTGATCGATCTCCTGCAACGCTGTTCCGGTGTGGACGGCGAATCTTCGTCCCGGCGAAACTGGTGGTGGCAGCGTTGA
- a CDS encoding acyl-CoA synthetase — MPDPMFPTLTSASGKEALRFGDQALTYEELAAVAGGLAAGLPRGRVAVWATPTIYTGVAVVAALLAGVPAVPLNPKIGERELAHILADSEPRLVLAEPGVELPPGLAALPRLDIPLTGGKALLADEPDAETPALIVYTSGTTGPPKGVVLPRRSIATTLDALEDAWGWTDEDTLVHALPLFHVHGLILGILGPLRRGGSVRHLGRFSTEGVAHELASGATMLFGVPTMYHRIAAEVGTDTALAEALKSARLLVSGSAALPVHDHQRITEATGQQVVERYGMTETLMNTSVRADGERKPGTVGVPLRGVEFRLVGEGGETIDDVESVGEIQVRGPNLFTEYLNRPDATAAVFDDGWFRTGDMATRDTDGYVKIVGRKATDLIKSGGYKIGAGEIENALLEHPGVAEAAVTGEPDDDLGERIVAWIVPSGEPPAAEELADHVAKLLAPHKRPRVVRYLDALPRNDMGKVMKRALGG, encoded by the coding sequence GTGCCCGACCCGATGTTCCCCACCCTCACGTCAGCTTCGGGCAAGGAAGCCCTCCGGTTCGGCGATCAGGCCCTGACCTACGAAGAGCTCGCGGCGGTCGCCGGTGGTCTCGCGGCCGGGCTCCCCCGCGGCCGCGTCGCCGTCTGGGCGACCCCGACGATCTACACCGGCGTCGCCGTCGTCGCCGCGCTGCTCGCCGGCGTCCCGGCCGTGCCGCTCAACCCGAAGATCGGCGAGCGCGAGCTGGCGCACATCCTCGCCGACAGCGAACCCCGGCTGGTGCTGGCCGAACCCGGCGTCGAGCTGCCGCCCGGCTTGGCCGCCCTCCCCCGCCTGGACATCCCCCTGACCGGCGGGAAAGCGCTCCTCGCGGACGAACCGGACGCCGAGACACCCGCCCTGATCGTCTACACCTCGGGCACCACCGGACCGCCGAAGGGCGTCGTCCTCCCTCGCCGGTCGATCGCGACCACACTGGACGCCCTCGAAGACGCCTGGGGCTGGACTGACGAGGACACACTGGTGCACGCGCTCCCGCTGTTCCACGTGCACGGCCTGATCCTCGGCATCCTCGGCCCGCTGCGCCGCGGCGGCTCGGTGCGCCACCTCGGCCGGTTCTCGACCGAGGGCGTCGCGCACGAGCTGGCGTCCGGCGCGACCATGCTCTTCGGCGTGCCGACGATGTACCACCGGATCGCCGCCGAGGTCGGGACGGACACCGCGCTGGCGGAGGCGCTGAAGAGCGCGCGGCTGCTCGTCTCCGGGTCGGCCGCGCTGCCGGTGCACGACCACCAGCGGATCACCGAAGCGACCGGCCAGCAGGTCGTCGAGCGCTACGGCATGACCGAGACGCTGATGAACACCAGCGTCCGCGCGGACGGCGAGCGCAAGCCCGGCACGGTCGGCGTCCCGTTGCGCGGTGTGGAATTCAGGCTGGTCGGCGAAGGCGGCGAAACGATCGACGACGTCGAGAGCGTCGGTGAGATCCAGGTGCGCGGGCCCAACCTGTTCACCGAATACCTCAACCGCCCGGACGCGACCGCGGCCGTGTTCGACGACGGCTGGTTCCGCACCGGCGACATGGCCACACGTGACACCGACGGGTACGTCAAGATCGTCGGGCGCAAGGCGACCGACCTGATCAAGAGCGGCGGCTACAAGATCGGCGCGGGCGAGATCGAGAACGCACTGCTCGAACACCCCGGCGTCGCGGAAGCGGCCGTCACCGGCGAGCCGGACGACGACCTCGGCGAGCGGATCGTCGCGTGGATCGTGCCGTCCGGTGAGCCGCCGGCGGCCGAGGAGCTGGCCGACCACGTCGCCAAGCTGCTCGCGCCGCACAAGCGTCCACGAGTCGTACGGTACCTGGATGCCTTGCCGCGCAACGACATGGGCAAGGTCATGAAGCGGGCCCTCGGTGGCTAG
- a CDS encoding carboxyl transferase domain-containing protein: protein MARQPAREVVGAIANGFAEFPTPLRDEPADGPIGWPGYREARASAEERTGEKESVVCGTAKIGDVEAVLIAFEFGFLGGSLGQRTGDRIEAAFAHARAARLPVVSLVSTGGSRMQQGMRALMQLQRVARASARTRSEGIPQLSVLRDPTTGGGWATLGAGADVILALPEAQVGFAGSRVRPAGSPEAYTAEAKYEWGQVDAIVSPDELGPVLERWLRLLTAHSSAAAPPPSALRPAALPETGWEAVQAARSPRRARAREYLDAYFEWREDVSGDRSGGVDPGVSCGFGWRDGRTIAYAAQCGTPTLPSGFRTAARLVRLASRLGIPVLTLVDTPGAANDAAAEQAGAGGAIAEMFEAVATASVPVTTLVIGEGGSGGALAFAAPESTWVAPDAYFSVTSPEAAAAILKRPASEVPAIANQLHLRPQDLVDLGVARAVVSPGGPG from the coding sequence GTGGCTAGGCAGCCGGCGCGCGAGGTCGTCGGCGCGATCGCGAACGGCTTCGCGGAGTTCCCCACGCCGTTGCGCGACGAGCCGGCCGACGGGCCGATCGGCTGGCCCGGCTACCGCGAAGCCCGCGCGAGCGCGGAAGAGCGCACCGGCGAGAAAGAGTCCGTCGTCTGCGGGACGGCGAAGATCGGCGACGTCGAAGCCGTGCTGATCGCGTTCGAGTTCGGGTTCCTCGGCGGGTCGCTCGGGCAGCGGACCGGCGACCGGATCGAGGCGGCGTTCGCGCACGCCCGTGCCGCGCGGCTGCCGGTGGTGTCGCTGGTTTCCACCGGCGGCAGCCGCATGCAGCAAGGGATGCGGGCGCTGATGCAGCTCCAGCGGGTGGCGCGGGCGTCGGCCCGCACGCGGTCCGAGGGCATCCCACAGCTCTCGGTGCTGCGCGACCCGACGACCGGCGGCGGCTGGGCGACGCTCGGCGCGGGTGCCGACGTCATCCTCGCGCTGCCGGAAGCGCAGGTCGGGTTCGCCGGTTCGCGGGTGCGGCCGGCCGGCTCCCCGGAGGCGTACACGGCCGAGGCGAAGTACGAGTGGGGGCAGGTCGACGCGATCGTCTCCCCCGACGAACTCGGCCCGGTCCTGGAACGGTGGCTGCGGCTGCTGACGGCCCATTCGTCGGCGGCGGCTCCGCCACCTTCGGCCTTGCGGCCGGCCGCGTTGCCGGAAACCGGCTGGGAAGCGGTCCAGGCGGCCCGTTCGCCGCGGCGGGCTCGGGCGCGGGAGTACCTCGACGCGTACTTCGAGTGGCGAGAAGACGTCAGCGGCGACCGCAGCGGCGGCGTCGACCCCGGAGTTTCGTGCGGCTTCGGCTGGCGTGACGGCCGGACGATCGCGTACGCGGCACAGTGCGGCACGCCGACCCTCCCGTCGGGCTTCCGGACGGCCGCGCGACTGGTGCGGCTCGCGTCCCGGCTGGGAATCCCGGTGCTGACCCTCGTCGACACCCCGGGCGCGGCCAACGACGCGGCGGCGGAGCAGGCCGGCGCGGGCGGCGCCATCGCGGAGATGTTCGAGGCCGTCGCGACGGCCTCGGTCCCGGTGACGACGCTGGTGATCGGCGAAGGCGGCTCCGGCGGAGCGCTGGCGTTCGCGGCACCCGAGTCGACGTGGGTGGCGCCGGACGCGTATTTCTCGGTGACGTCCCCCGAAGCCGCGGCGGCGATCCTGAAGCGCCCGGCTTCGGAGGTGCCGGCCATCGCCAACCAACTGCACCTGCGGCCCCAGGACCTGGTGGACCTGGGCGTGGCCCGGGCGGTCGTCAGCCCTGGCGGGCCGGGTTGA